Within Lolium rigidum isolate FL_2022 chromosome 5, APGP_CSIRO_Lrig_0.1, whole genome shotgun sequence, the genomic segment GTACTGCACGATCAGTTTCATGGCCAACAAATCGAACAGTACGTCTAACTATCGATTCGTAGGCAGCAAGAAGCTTGGTCCATGCATGCAACTTAATTAAAAGCCATAATAGGATCGTCGCGATCAGCTGCCGCGAGCCGTGacgatgcatgtgtgtgcatgccAAGTCGCTCGATCTCACCGCCATAACAGTATTTGCCCGAATGAAATTAAAGTATTCGAGCTCAGAAGAGCCATTTTCATGTCACTGATTGTGCAAGTCTTTGACCGGCCGCTCAAAAGAGGACAAGCTGCAGTGCAATTATGCTCTCCCTGTGGTCTCCGTTGACACCGACAGCAAGAATCGAGTGCGATAATTCATGACGCCTTGGCATGCGTCATCGCATAAACAACGTGCAGCTGCTGTCTTGTCCCGTATATAAAGAAGCATCGGATAGGCTTCCATCTTCCCGTATCCAGATCGATAGGCAAATCCACTTCCTCAAACACGCATCCATCGGCAGCCGATTGACAGGTGAACGCAAAAGTACGTGGATATCGTCGCAGAGAGACATATGGGCTCGTGCGTCTCGCTctcggcggcgccggcgctgccGACAGTGGCCACGGCGAAGGTGGTGCACGTGGACGGCTCCATGGTGCAGTTCGCGACGCCCGTCACGGCGCGGGAGGCTCTCGGCAGCGACGCCACCAGCTCCTCGAGCTTCCTCTGCAGCTGCGACGAGCTTCGATTCGACGCGCCCGCCCGCGCGCTGGCGGCCGAGGAGGCACTCCAGCCCGGGTGCCTCTACTTCGCGCTCCCCGTGTCCATGCTCCGCCGCCCGCTCTCCGGGCAGGACATGGCCGCCCTCGCCGTCAAGGCAAGCTCCGGTTTGGCCGCCGTCGCCAACAGCAGCAAAGGACAGGGTATGGCTCGAGTGGCGccgctcgtcgccgccgacgaggGTGAACGAGACGGCGGACGGGATCACCACGTCTACGGAAAATACGGCCCACGCAAGATGGGTGGTAGTGATCGTGCGGTCGTGCAAAGGCTGAGCGCCATTTTGGAAGGCCAGTGAGTCCTGACTACGGCCTGAGTGTGGCCCCAATATCGATTAACCGATTTAACGGTTACATTGTTTAGACAGTCTAGTTAAGCAGATTATGAGTTGCTGCTTAGTTGATCAGGTCCATCGCTCGATTCCCCAACTGAGGTCTGCAGGAGGAGATCCGTATAGTATGTATGTACAGCCGTACAGGATGCTTCGATTCTTTCATGTGTAAATTTTAGGATTAAGGAACACAAATACGTTATTGTACTTCCTACAATTCATATTAATTATCGCTAATATCGATATATCTTGATATATATTTTAGTTCTATATATATCCATATTAGCGATAAGTAATATTAATTAGAGGATTATATAAtgaatggagtaaatacacgtttcAGTTAAGCTAGTGATGTTCCTGCCATCGATGATTTGCAAAAAAATAGACAAGAGAAAGGGATATTGCAGTCCTTATGCGTGCAAGTTGGAGGCATGCCCTGAATTTTGTAGGGAAGGATTCACCGGATCAATGGATAAAGGACACATAGATGTTATAATTAACGAAAGAGAACATGGCGTTTCTAGAGCCAAAGGTTGAGTTAGGCATCCGGATATTCAAAATGGCACCAAAAGTATCATATGCCCCGGCACGTAAAAAATGTTTTACTAATAACAAAATAATCTGAATAAAAGTACACATAAACATGTAGGATGTATATGCATCCATTGTCTAAAACCGCATTTCCAAATGTTAAACAATTCCGCAAAAGAAGAAACACGTGTACATCCGGACATTTTATGTTCACACACAAAGTTTCAGAAAATAATTTGAGGCATGTGTAAAAACGATATTTTTCTATGCTCTAATATGACTATTCACGGGACATTTTTTCTTTTATACATCTGCCAGAAAAAAAAATCTTGCGAAACTTCGTTTCCAACATAAAATGTCCTACGCATAGTATTTTTCTCAAGAATTTTATATTTTAAAaacattttcatgcattttcgtAGTAGGTGTATCTACACCTAAGCCAAAACACCGACTCTATTTACATATATGTGTCATATATGACAATATAAATTCCCTAAAAAATAATTTCATGTACGTTGGACGTGCGAAAAAATTAGTTTTGTACTTTGAAAATTGCAGTTTCCTAGCACCCGGTTGTGAAAGCCTCGAGTCTCCATAATTCTGGTAGACTGTGTTAGCGGCACTGTTATTCGCAATTACACCCTCCATTCCATAATGCTTGTCTctaatttggatatatctagaaaaATTTTATGCATAGATATATCCAAATCAATCACAAAAATTATGGAATTTGGGGGGGTGGGGGGAGTGTTCAGGTACTACTAGTAAACTTTATTCTGCCTTATGAACAAATATAGCTAAGCAGGTTTGGCGTATTCTCAAGAAGAAAAGAGCACCcggtcttgttttttttttcgagggcACAACCTACGTCTTTTCTTAATGAACTTTGCACACAGGTGGAaggcttagagcatgtctagtagagcccctaaacccctaaatctgTAAAAATAACCGCTTTTTTACAGTTTTTGACGAAAAAATCGCAAAGACTAGAGCCCCTAAAACTGTAAAACTGTAAAAAAATTCCCAGGTCGGACCTGGGAATCCCTTCTTGGCCTGTAGAAACGAGGGTTGGGCAATCCAACCCGTCCCCGACCTGTAAACGCCTGGGACACGCGCGGGAGGGACATTTCagctcgttccctcttctccctcttcctcccccgatcccgccgccgccgccgccctccagccccgccgccgccgccctccagccccgccgccgccgccgccctccggcccgcctccgccgcgccccgCCTCCGCCCCGCCCTCCGCCCGCCCGGCCTCCGCCCGCCCCGGCCTCGCCTCCCGCCCGGCCTCGCCTCGCGCGCGCCGGCCTCCGCCCGCCCCGGCCTCGCCTCCCGCCCTcggcccgcctccgccgcgccccgcctccgcctcgccCTCCGCCCGCCCGGCCTCCGCCCCGCCCTCCACCCGCCCGGCCTCCGCCCGCTGCTCCGCCCGCCCGCGCTCCACCGCGCCCCGGCCTCCGCCCGCCCGCCCTCCGCCCGCCCGCCCTCCAcccgcccggcctcctcccgccgcgccccgcctccgccccgccctccgcccgcccggccccgccgcgcccctgccccgccgcgccccggcctcctccgcccaggtatgttcttttttttcttcttttgtttcattttttttgtttcattttgtagCACTAATTGATGGTTGATTTTTTTGCAGATGGAGATGAACAACAACGTTGTCATGGACTCGATGTCGGATTCGTCGGATTGGTCGACATCCGACGATTCCGACATTGATGAGTTGTTGAAAGAAACCCTTCTCGTGTAGAAgcttttcttcaagcacatcgtgAGATTGAAGATGCAGCCACTCATGGTCGTCTCCGTGATGATCTAGTCGAGCACCAGTGGCATTTGGATGGGCAGCGCCGTGCCGCATGATTTACCTTTGTTCTATTTGATTCGAACAATTATTGTTGTATGGTCCAACATTGTTGTAACAATTTGAATGATTATTGTTTTATGTGCGCGAATGTACTATTTGGTGTTGTAATAAATAACTACAATGCTTATTGTTTTATGTGAAATGTGATGATATTTGTGATATGTGAAATGATGATATGTGATGAAATCTGTGATATGGCATATGACAGTTTTAGGGGTTGGGGTTGAGccaaagactagaaccctcaaactgcattatttaggggtttaggggttcTACTCTTTACCCCTGTTTTTCAACCTGTAAAAATGCACAAAAATGGCTATTTCCAACCTGTAAAACTGCTATAGAGGTTTGAGGGTTTAGGGGCtctactagacatgctcttagacatgtatatttttttaaaaaagtgcCTTTccttatttttaaaatattttaaacaACTTTACTATTCATTCGGGAAATGCTCCCGGAGCCAAAACATGGCCCCCTACATCGAGCTAGGCTCTGCGAGACGGTTATGCAAAAGCTAAACACCTCTAAATTAACAAATTAATAGATGCTTCATTTGATGGAGTTCACACTACCATACTACGAAGCACGCCTTCTTCTGTCGTTTTTTCGTCTTTTTATTTCGGTTTCTCTTGACATCTTTATTTTTGCACTATGGACCATCGGTATCTTCATACGGAGTACATTTTTAACTCGTTGTCCTTGGACAAGCGCAGTCTTTGGCTGTTCAAGCAAGAAAAAAAGGCACCCAAGCTTCTTAAGATCTCCTATACTTTCTTCGTAGATTCTTTTTACATTATCTTGTTTCTCACCTCTTTAGTTAGGTTCAAAACGTCCCCTCCGGTAGGGACTTTTTGTGCCTCCCAAGTCCCAAGTAAGTAAATCATCTTGCGTGCATGACCAAATTAGTTAATTAGGAGTAAATCATCTTGCGTGCATGACCAAATTAGTTAATTAGGAGGGTGCCCAAGGTCGTAATCAGGTGCTGCGAGCTGTAGCGACGTGGACGTCAGCGATGACCCCAGAAAAGATTCATATCACCGAGAGGGTCGCCGTCACTGCCATTTTTATTCCGAAATTCGCTATCAGCACGAGATATTATCCGTTTAACTACACCCCTCAAGTACTATTTGAGAATTGACACCCCTCTCTTCAGTTTCTTGCCCACCCGTACGAGGCATTGGGACTTTTACTCTTTGTTTGATTGGATGAGATGGAAATTCAACGGGGAAGAGGAAAGAGAATTCATGTTGATAGAGAATACCTACTGTACACTATTCCTGAATGTATATGTCTTGTCAACAACGAGAAATTGAAGTGTAAATCTGGATGGTTTGAAGTGGAATGGAAACCTTAACATGCAAAAGTGTCTACCTCATTAGAAAAGCAAGTATCTACCGGCGATATATTCATTCGAGTATCAACCGGCGTCAACCAGTTGTCAAACTCAAAACTGTAAAGTGGCTCTGATAAAAACTATCAGTACTTTCTTTTTAACTTTTCATCTAGTAACGTGCATGAATGGACGTTACTAGATGAAATTACCGTATGTGAAGGCCCTACATATTGACTAAGTCAAATGAGACTCCTTCGCACACACTTAAATAGACGTGCGCTCTAGAGTCTCATCGCTCACCCTTAAATAGCGATGGTTAGGTACACCACATGTGAGATGTCATTTCAGCCATGAGTGAAGATCTACTCTGTACTAGTGCATAAATAAGTACACATTCCGTCAAAATTTAagtctcaactttttctagatatagatatatctaaaactaaaatacatctaGAAATATTCGTAACTAAACAAAAGTGAGACTCTTACTCTAGAATGAAAGTATTATATCTTGATTTTGTCATAAGCCAAACTTTTTAAGTTTAACCAACGTTATAAAACAGTTGCGGCGATATGGACGGAGGCGCGCGTCAGCCATTACGCTGACAGGTCGCTGTGGCTGCCCGTATATTATTGTTCCGGAACCAGCTGACACTCCTTGTTTGTCAGTCTGTAGAAGCAAATATTACGTAGCTCTACTCGATCACTGATTCCTTTGACCACAAACTACACAGTTTTATATCTACTACTCAATGGCCACGTACAACGTGGACTTTCTCCGCACTAATCTGCGCAGCCTCCCACAACTTGTCCCTCAAGTGATCACCTTGCAATGCAAGTACTCTCCGTTGACACTGACAGCAGCACCGAGCGCGTGACGAACTGGCTTGCGTCGTCGCCTAAAATGCGCTGTTTGGCCGTTTCCACTCTGCTTCCACCATTGCACCCTATAAAAAGCTGCATCAGACGCAGGCTCCGTCTGCCAGCGGATCAGCAGATCAACCAACCAATCTCCGATCACCCATTTGAGCTCACACGGACAAACGGCAGCACACAAACACGTCGTCGCGAGGGAACACATGGGCTCCTGCGTCTCGCGCTCGCCGGCGTCGGGGTCCGGGCGGGCGGTGGCCACGGCGAAGGTGGTCGGCCTGGACGGGTCCATGACGCAGTACTCGGCGCCAGTCACGGCGGGCGAGGCCCTGGGCGACGATAACAGCCGCAAAGGCGCGTCGGTCTTCCTGTGcagctccgacgagctccgcTTCGACGAGCCCCCGCGCGCGCTGGCGGACGAGGAGGCGCTGCAGCCCGGGTGGCTCTACTTCGTGCTCCCCGTCTCCATGCTCCGCCTGGCGCTCTCCGGGCACGAGATGGCCGCCCTGGCAGTCAGGGCCAGCTCCGCGCTCGCCGTCGCCAGCGGCGTCGCGTCCCCTCCGCGCCGCAAGATCGTGCCAGGAGCCAACGGCAAGACACGAAAGACGGCGCGAGTGGCGCCCCTCGTTGTTGCCCCCAACAATGACGAGGACGCCGAACTAGCAGACAGTGGATCGAGTCTGCACCCATACGGCAAATACGGTGCCTCGAACAAGACggtgcgcggcggcggccatgagaAGGCGGGGAAGACGAGGAAGATAGCAGGCTACAGAAGCCGCGgcgctcgtcatcgtcgtcgtgcgGCAGATGTGCCGAGGTTAAGCGCCATTCTGGAAGACGATGACTTCTGAGCAGCCCCCGATCAGCGGACTAGTTAGCTAGTTTAGATAGTTTATTCAGTCGACCGTTGAGTCCCTCTTCAGAGTAGGAGATCCGTGTATATCACTCGATCATACTGTAGATTGCTACGATGTACAGGATGTTTTGATTCTTTGATCTGTGTACATCGAATGTCGGATCATGGCAAAATGGAAGTGCAATGCGACAAGCTAATGCACCGTTATGTTCACATTCCACATTTCTGTTTCAAACCCTGTTTTCCAGGATAGTTGGACTTCAGTGTAATCATGAAGAAACCttggcacatttgttttggagttgTCTTTTTGCGCAACAGTGTTGGGATTTTGTTTGCCCTCAAGTTACAAATCAACACTCAGTCTTGGAAGCCTTCTATGTGATCAAATATTCCCTGAATTTACCATTTGCAGTGGAGATCATCATATTGGCTGCTTGGAGTATTTGGATAATCAGAAACAGGAAAATATTTGAAGATCAAAATCCTTCCTTTTCGGCTTGGAAGATTATTTTCAAACAAGAATTGCAACTGCTTTCATACAGAATGAAAAAGAAATGGAATGTTTCCTTCAAAGCTTGGCTGCAAAGTCTTGTCTTAGTCTCCTTTGTTTTAGCTTTagtcttttccttttcctttttcttatttttctttctttctttctttcttttgtaaACCTGTGTACATCTTGTACAACTGatactctgttttttcttttatttttatattaataaaaattgcagtggggattTTCCCCACTGTTTCACCCTCAAAAAAAGGATAGTTGGACTTGAGAACATTTTGAGAGAGCCAAATCTTCCAAATGGTAGTGCGTATTCTCATCTTCGTGCCATCCCCTCACCCGAGGAATGCGCCTCACACTGCCGAGCATTGGCCACTAGGCAAAAACTTCCAACTCCTCGCGACTCTCACCAGGGCGCCGCTAGGGGATCCTCCGCCAGCCCCCTCCCCTCTGCCAGTCTctcacgccgccgctgccgccaaccatcgctgtggcggcggcgggcctaaCCACTAAATGTGGGCCTCGGAGCTGGTGGCCTGGAGGTCAACGCCGGAGTTGCTGGGGCAGTGAAGGCCGTCGGATCTTCGAGCTGCGACCAGGGCGGCGCACCTGGCCGCGGTGGTGGTTAGATCGTCCTTGGCGGTGCAAATCGGCGATGGAGGCATGGGGCGGGATTGGTTGATTTCCTAATTTCGTTATGGGTGTCGACCTTCTCCACATCCCTCCTCGATGCGTGGTTTGGTCGGTTCCAGCGGAAGATCAGCCATATTTTATTCCTCCATGTCGGCTTCTGTTGATGGGGTTCCGAGCGGCAGATCCAACAGGGTGCCGTCGGGTGGCGTGGGGGCTACTAGCTTACCTTGATGTGGTGGTCCTAGAGTTCCTAACTAGCGCCAAGATGATGATCTATCGGATGCATGTCCCCATCGATCTAGATCGAGTGTCGTGTCCTGAAAAGCTCCGCTGACTAACTCCACTCGACAATTCATGCATCGGGATTACATGATCGGCTAGGATTCGTGtaggggattcgtagcatagaaaacaaaaaaattcccacGCAACGACAAATAAaccaccaagatctaatctagtacatGCATTTAACGATGCGGTAGCATGTAACAATATGATAACTTGATTTGCGTACCGTTGCAAATCGGGTGCATAAGCTTAACGGTTGGTGTCGACATATATAGATGATCGCCATCCGTTCAATCTTGGCGATCCAACTCGATCAACTCCGTCGCTTGTGCGACAGCTCCTAGGTGATGCACATGGGCGGCTTGACAACGTCGACTCCTTCGTATTCCAGCAAGTTGGAGTCGAGGTAGAGAGATTGCTCCAGCATCACGATAGCGTGACGACAAACTTGGTGCATATCTGGCAGGGCTGCGCTCGGACTATCTTTTCGTAGTTCACCGAAATTAGGGTTTCGGCGATCACCGGTGGAGGTCCGAGGACCAACGGAGGTAATCGGCGGAGGACCGAGGAGAACCCCGA encodes:
- the LOC124651610 gene encoding uncharacterized protein LOC124651610, which encodes MGSCVSLSAAPALPTVATAKVVHVDGSMVQFATPVTAREALGSDATSSSSFLCSCDELRFDAPARALAAEEALQPGCLYFALPVSMLRRPLSGQDMAALAVKASSGLAAVANSSKGQGMARVAPLVAADEGERDGGRDHHVYGKYGPRKMGGSDRAVVQRLSAILEGQ
- the LOC124651689 gene encoding uncharacterized protein LOC124651689; this translates as MGSCVSRSPASGSGRAVATAKVVGLDGSMTQYSAPVTAGEALGDDNSRKGASVFLCSSDELRFDEPPRALADEEALQPGWLYFVLPVSMLRLALSGHEMAALAVRASSALAVASGVASPPRRKIVPGANGKTRKTARVAPLVVAPNNDEDAELADSGSSLHPYGKYGASNKTVRGGGHEKAGKTRKIAGYRSRGARHRRRAADVPRLSAILEDDDF